A single genomic interval of Macadamia integrifolia cultivar HAES 741 chromosome 6, SCU_Mint_v3, whole genome shotgun sequence harbors:
- the LOC122082591 gene encoding 2-isopropylmalate synthase A-like isoform X2 produces MECYPAHRPVYIPNRITDPNYIRISDTTLRDGEQSPGAAMNGKQKLDIARQLAKLGVDVIEAGFPASNKTDFEAVTVIAKEVGNTIDENGHVPVICGFARCNRDDIDKAWEAVKWAKRPRILTFIATSEIHLKYKLRKTREEVLEIAREMVAYARSLGCEDVQFGGEDAARAEKEFLYQVLGEVIRAGATTVGIGDTVGNLLPTEFGELIADVKANTPGIDNVIISTHCHNDLGQASSSTILGASAGARQLEVTINGIGERAGNASFEEVVMTLRCRGGKLGGLYTGINTKHIVMTSNMVAKYTGLMVQPHKAIVGANAFAHESGVHQDGMLKHRSTYEIISPEDIGLSRSNELGLVLGKLSGRHALRSYLSKLGYELDEEELNDVFQRFKAVTDKKKHLSDDDIVALVSDKIFQPQVCWSLGDIQVTCGTFGVSTATVKLVDFDGVEHVASSVGKSVLDASYKAIGHIVKV; encoded by the exons ATGGAATGCTATCCTGCCCACCGTCCAGTCTACATTCCCAATCGTATAACTGACCCAAATTACATCCGCATCTCCGACACTACACTTCGCGATGGCGAACAATCCCCCGGTGCAGCCATGAATGGCAAGCAAAAGCTTGATATCGCGAGACAACTCGCGAAGCTCGGCGTTGATGTGATCGAAGCCGGCTTTCCTGCTTCTAACAAGACAGACTTTGAAGCTGTAACTGTGATTGCAAAGGAAGTTGGAAATACTATTGATGAGAATGGACATGTACCTGTTATATGTGGCTTTGCTAGGTGCAATCGTGATGATATTGATAAGGCTTGGGAAGCTGTGAAGTGGGCAAAGCGGCCAAGGATTCTTACTTTTATTGCTACCAGTGAGATCCATCTGAAGTATAAGCTGAGGAAGACGAGGGAAGAGGTGTTAGAGATAGCGAGAGAGATGGTAGCCTATGCGAGGAGCTTGGGATGTGAGGACGTCCAGTTTGGTGGTGAGGATGCTGCAAG GGCCGAGAAGGAGTTCCTCTACCAGGTTCTGGGCGAAGTTATCAGGGCAGGGGCAACGACTGTAGGCATTGGTGATACTGTAGGCAATCTCTTACCAACTGAATTTGGAGAATTGATTGCTGACGTCAAAGCCAACACCCCTGGAATAGATAATGTCATCATCTCTACCCATTGTCACAATGATCTTGGCCAAGCTTCTTCTAGCACAATTCTG GGAGCATCTGCAGGTGCAAGACAATTAGAAGTAACTATCAATGGCATTGGAGAAAGAGCTGGAAATGCTTCCTTTGAAGAG GTTGTAATGACGCTGAGATGCCGTGGGGGGAAGCTGGGGGGCCTTTATACCGGGATCAATACCAAACACATTGTTATGACAAGCAACATG GTAGCTAAGTATACTGGACTCATGGTTCAGCCACACAAGGCTATCGTTGGAGCTAATGCATTTGCTCATGAAAGTGGTGTCCATCAG gaTGGAATGCTTAAACATAGAAGTACTTATGAAATCATTTCCCCTGAAGATATTGGGTTATCTCGGTCTAATGAACTTGGTCTTGTCCTTGGAAAACTTAG TGGACGCCATGCTTTGAGATCGTATCTTTCTAAG CTTGGTTATGAATTAGATGAGGAGGAACTTAATGATGTCTTTCAGCGTTTCAAAGCAGTAACTGACAAGAAAAAG CATCTATCTGACGATGACATTGTAGCATTAGTGTCAGATAAAATCTTCCAGCCACAAGTTTGTTGGTCGCTTGGTGATATACAA GTTACATGTGGAACTTTTGGCGTTTCCACTGCAACTGTTAAACTTGTTGATTTTGATGGAGTAGAGCATGTAGCAAGTTCAGTTGGAAAAAGTGTTCTTGATGCATCTTACAAAGCCATTGGCCACATTGTCAAGGTTTGA